A single Providencia manganoxydans DNA region contains:
- a CDS encoding Na+/H+ antiporter has protein sequence MEIFFTILILILAVSVSGVVTKVLPVRVPLPLIQIAIGALLAWPQFGLHVTFDPELFMVLLIPPLLFVDGWKTPTREFFQNGREIFILVLVLVLVTVVGIGYLIYWLMPGIPLIAAFALAAVLSPTDAVALSSIVGKGRIPKRMMSVLEGEALMNDASGLVALKFAVAIAMGTMVFSVSGVTIEFFKVAVGGLLAGVVVTWVYSKSLRLMSRWSGDDPATQIVFMLLLPFASYMIAEHIGFSGILAAVAAGMTITKSGVIRNAPLAMRLRADSVWSMLEFVFNGLVFIMLGLQLPGIWQTSVIQAELDPSVETWMLFAAVAVIYFALLILRFCWLWLMKRFSRLFLKKKPLQFANYTVRELWLASFAGVRGAITLAGVLSVPLFLSDGSPFPARYQLVFIAAGVILFSIFAGVIALPLLLHNFKVGDKEADINEIRMAKAAMAEVAIVSLNKMEERLSADVDEKLDPEDISEVASRVTGYLRRRTAGQDEIDHNLLIEDLERRFRLTALRAERGELYHLRATRKISNETLQSLLVDLDLLEAVLIDKEH, from the coding sequence ATGGAAATTTTCTTTACTATTCTTATCTTGATCTTGGCAGTTTCTGTTTCTGGTGTAGTGACAAAAGTCCTCCCAGTTCGTGTTCCATTACCCTTAATTCAAATCGCGATAGGTGCCTTGCTTGCATGGCCTCAGTTCGGCTTGCATGTCACATTTGACCCTGAATTATTTATGGTGTTACTGATCCCACCTCTACTATTTGTTGATGGTTGGAAAACACCAACACGTGAATTTTTCCAGAATGGTCGAGAGATATTCATCCTTGTGTTAGTACTGGTATTGGTCACCGTTGTGGGGATCGGTTACCTAATATATTGGCTGATGCCGGGGATCCCTTTAATTGCTGCTTTTGCACTTGCGGCGGTACTCTCACCAACCGATGCGGTAGCACTCTCTTCCATTGTCGGTAAGGGGCGTATACCTAAGCGCATGATGAGTGTGCTAGAAGGGGAAGCATTGATGAACGATGCTTCCGGCCTTGTGGCTTTAAAATTCGCGGTCGCTATTGCGATGGGAACCATGGTGTTCTCCGTTTCAGGGGTGACTATCGAATTCTTCAAAGTGGCTGTGGGGGGCTTATTAGCGGGTGTCGTGGTGACATGGGTATACAGTAAGTCTTTACGTCTAATGAGCCGCTGGAGCGGTGATGATCCCGCAACACAGATCGTCTTTATGTTATTGCTACCGTTCGCATCCTACATGATTGCAGAGCATATTGGTTTTTCAGGCATTTTAGCTGCGGTAGCAGCAGGGATGACAATTACCAAATCAGGTGTGATCCGTAATGCGCCACTGGCGATGCGGTTACGTGCGGACAGCGTTTGGTCAATGCTAGAGTTCGTATTTAATGGTCTGGTATTTATCATGCTAGGCTTGCAGCTGCCGGGAATTTGGCAGACTTCAGTGATCCAAGCAGAACTGGATCCTAGTGTTGAAACATGGATGCTATTTGCTGCGGTTGCGGTTATTTATTTTGCTTTACTGATTTTACGTTTTTGCTGGTTATGGTTAATGAAAAGGTTTAGTCGCCTATTCTTAAAGAAAAAACCATTACAGTTTGCCAACTATACTGTGCGTGAATTATGGCTAGCTTCCTTTGCCGGGGTACGTGGTGCGATCACCTTAGCTGGTGTGCTCTCTGTTCCGTTGTTTTTAAGTGACGGCTCACCATTCCCTGCGCGTTATCAACTGGTATTTATTGCCGCAGGGGTGATCTTATTTTCAATCTTTGCTGGTGTGATAGCGTTACCGCTGCTACTGCATAATTTTAAAGTCGGTGATAAAGAAGCTGACATCAATGAAATTCGTATGGCAAAAGCTGCAATGGCTGAAGTTGCGATTGTTAGTTTAAATAAGATGGAAGAGCGTTTATCTGCTGATGTTGATGAAAAGTTGGATCCTGAAGATATCAGTGAGGTGGCTTCTAGGGTTACGGGTTACTTACGTCGGCGTACGGCGGGGCAAGATGAAATCGACCATAACTTATTGATTGAAGATCTTGAACGACGTTTTCGATTAACGGCATTACGTGCTGAACGCGGTGAATTATATCATTTACGTGCAACACGCAAGATCAGTAATGAAACATTGCAATCGTTACTGGTTGATCTCGACTTATTAGAAGCGGTTTTGATAGATAAGGAACATTAG
- a CDS encoding NCS2 family permease, with the protein MSMSGQQASTNCKLDKYFKISARGSSVRREIIAGLTTFLAMVYSVIVVPGMLGQAGFPPTAVFIATCLVAGFGSLLMGLWANLPMAIGCAISLTAFTAFSLVLGQQISIPVALGAVFLMGCLFTIISVTGIRSWILRNMPMGIAHGTGIGIGLFLLLIAANGVGLVVKNPNAGLPVALGDFTSFPVLMALAGLAVIFGLEKRRVPGGVLLVIIAISIIGLIFDPAVKYQGFFKLPSLGEDGLSLIFNMDIMGALQPVVLPSLLALVMTAVFDATGTIRAVAGQANLLDKDGQIIDGGKALTADSVSSIFAGAIGASPAAVYIESAAGTAAGGRTGLTAVVVGVLFLFILFLSPLSYLVPAYATAPALMYVGLLMLSNVSKLDFDDFVDSMSGLLCAVFIVLTCNIVTGIMLGFAALVIGRIFAGEWRKLNIGTVVIAVLLVAFYAADLAI; encoded by the coding sequence ATCTCCATGTCTGGCCAACAGGCTTCAACCAATTGTAAATTGGATAAATATTTTAAAATTTCAGCGCGCGGCTCCTCCGTTCGCCGTGAAATCATTGCGGGTTTAACCACCTTCTTGGCAATGGTCTATTCCGTCATTGTTGTTCCCGGAATGTTAGGACAAGCAGGTTTTCCTCCTACCGCCGTGTTTATTGCGACTTGTTTAGTTGCTGGTTTTGGCTCACTGCTGATGGGGCTATGGGCTAATTTACCTATGGCGATTGGCTGTGCGATTTCATTGACTGCATTTACCGCTTTTAGCTTGGTATTAGGACAACAAATTAGTATTCCAGTCGCTTTAGGCGCAGTGTTCTTAATGGGATGCTTATTTACCATTATTTCTGTCACGGGGATCCGTAGTTGGATCCTACGTAATATGCCAATGGGAATTGCGCATGGTACAGGTATTGGTATTGGCTTGTTTTTACTACTCATTGCAGCAAATGGTGTTGGTTTAGTGGTTAAAAACCCGAATGCAGGCTTACCTGTTGCACTTGGTGATTTTACGTCTTTCCCTGTATTGATGGCTCTCGCTGGTCTAGCTGTGATTTTTGGTTTAGAAAAACGCCGTGTACCGGGTGGTGTGTTGTTAGTCATTATTGCGATTTCAATCATTGGCTTGATTTTTGATCCTGCGGTCAAATACCAAGGCTTCTTTAAGCTACCGTCTCTGGGAGAAGATGGCTTATCGCTGATTTTTAATATGGATATCATGGGGGCTTTACAACCAGTGGTATTGCCAAGTCTATTGGCACTTGTGATGACTGCGGTATTTGATGCGACAGGTACCATTCGTGCGGTTGCTGGTCAAGCCAATTTGCTAGATAAAGACGGTCAGATCATTGATGGTGGTAAGGCTTTAACTGCCGACTCCGTCAGTAGCATTTTCGCAGGGGCTATCGGTGCATCTCCAGCCGCAGTGTACATTGAATCAGCAGCAGGTACTGCCGCTGGGGGGCGTACAGGTTTAACTGCTGTCGTGGTTGGCGTTCTGTTCCTTTTCATCCTCTTTTTATCTCCGCTATCGTATTTGGTTCCCGCATATGCAACAGCACCGGCTTTGATGTATGTGGGGTTATTGATGCTAAGTAACGTGTCTAAGTTAGATTTTGATGACTTTGTTGATTCAATGTCTGGTTTATTATGTGCCGTGTTTATCGTTCTTACTTGTAATATTGTTACAGGTATTATGTTGGGCTTTGCAGCACTTGTGATTGGGCGTATTTTTGCAGGGGAATGGCGTAAGCTAAACATTGGAACTGTGGTTATCGCAGTGCTTTTGGTGGCGTTTTATGCTGCTGATCTGGCAATATAG
- the metE gene encoding 5-methyltetrahydropteroyltriglutamate--homocysteine S-methyltransferase, whose translation MSVINHTLGFPRVGLKRELKRAQEDYWAGKIDQAALLETGRELRARHWQQQKEQGVDLLPVGDFAWYDQVLTTSLLLGNVPPRHQNEDGSIDLDTLFRVARGRAPTGKPAAAGEMTKWFNTNYHYIVPEFQKGQKFSLSWTQLFDEVDEALALGHNIKPVVIGPITYLWLGKVKGESFDRLSLLNELLPVYQEILSRLAQKGVEWVQIDEPALVLDLPTEWQQAYKTAYQALTGKTKLLLTTYFDGISHHLDVIKQLPVQGLHVDVVAGRDDIANLHNALPQEWVLSLGIINGRNVWKADLGEKFARVKPLLGQRTLWIGSSCSLLHSPIDLNDETRLDAEVKSWFAFALQKCAELALLSKALNQPTEQHIAELEQYSAPIRARKTSTRVNNAEVAKRLQAIREGDAERNSAYPVRAQRQRERFNLPLWPTTTIGSFPQTSDIRTLRLDFKKGNVDKTHYRTNISEHIKQAIKEQELLDIDVLVHGEAERNDMVEYFGEHFDGYVFTQNGWVQSYGSRCVKPPVIIGDISRPEAITVEWAKYAQSLTEKPVKGMLTGPVTILCWSFPREDVSRETIAKQIALALRDEVDDLQKAGIGIIQIDEPALREGLPLRKDEWAEYLNWAVDAFKLSAAIAEDDTQIHTHMCYCEFNDIMDSIAALDADVITIETSRSDMDLLDAFEDFDYPNEIGPGVYDIHSPNVPNVEWIVALLRKAANRVPVERLWVNPDCGLKTRGWTETRQSLANMVEAAKKLRNEYQS comes from the coding sequence ATGTCTGTTATAAATCATACACTTGGTTTTCCTCGTGTCGGTCTGAAAAGAGAACTAAAACGCGCACAAGAAGATTATTGGGCAGGCAAGATTGACCAAGCCGCACTTCTAGAGACTGGGCGTGAATTACGTGCTCGCCATTGGCAGCAACAAAAAGAGCAGGGCGTAGACCTGTTACCTGTTGGCGATTTTGCTTGGTATGACCAAGTACTCACCACAAGCTTGCTGCTGGGGAACGTACCTCCACGTCATCAAAATGAAGATGGCTCAATTGATTTAGATACACTGTTTCGTGTGGCTCGCGGTCGTGCACCAACCGGTAAGCCAGCGGCAGCGGGGGAAATGACCAAGTGGTTTAATACTAATTATCACTACATCGTGCCTGAATTTCAAAAAGGGCAAAAATTCAGTTTGTCATGGACACAGTTATTTGATGAGGTCGATGAAGCGCTTGCTTTGGGTCATAACATCAAACCTGTCGTAATTGGCCCAATTACTTATCTGTGGCTAGGTAAAGTTAAAGGTGAATCATTCGATCGTTTATCTTTGCTGAATGAGTTATTACCTGTATATCAAGAAATTCTTTCACGTTTAGCGCAAAAAGGCGTTGAATGGGTGCAAATCGATGAACCTGCACTAGTTCTAGATTTGCCTACCGAATGGCAACAGGCGTACAAAACGGCTTATCAAGCCCTTACAGGAAAAACTAAGCTACTCTTAACCACCTATTTTGATGGTATCAGCCACCATTTAGACGTGATCAAGCAATTGCCAGTACAGGGTTTGCATGTAGACGTGGTTGCAGGGCGTGATGATATTGCCAACTTACACAATGCGTTACCTCAAGAGTGGGTATTATCATTAGGCATTATCAACGGCCGTAACGTTTGGAAAGCCGATTTAGGTGAAAAATTTGCGCGTGTAAAACCGTTATTAGGTCAGCGTACATTATGGATCGGTTCATCTTGCTCGTTGCTGCATAGCCCAATTGATCTCAATGATGAAACTCGTTTGGATGCAGAGGTTAAAAGTTGGTTTGCATTTGCACTACAAAAATGTGCTGAATTAGCCCTATTGAGCAAAGCACTTAATCAGCCAACAGAACAGCATATAGCTGAGTTAGAACAATACAGTGCGCCAATTCGTGCACGTAAAACATCGACGCGAGTTAACAATGCTGAGGTAGCTAAGCGTTTACAAGCGATCCGTGAAGGCGATGCAGAGCGTAATAGCGCATACCCAGTAAGAGCACAGCGCCAACGTGAACGTTTCAATTTACCGCTGTGGCCAACAACAACGATTGGTTCGTTCCCACAAACCAGTGATATTAGAACACTGCGTCTTGACTTCAAAAAAGGCAATGTTGACAAAACGCATTATCGTACCAATATCAGCGAGCACATTAAGCAAGCGATTAAAGAGCAAGAGCTGCTTGATATCGACGTTTTGGTGCATGGTGAAGCAGAACGTAACGACATGGTGGAATACTTCGGTGAACATTTTGACGGTTATGTATTTACTCAAAACGGCTGGGTACAAAGCTATGGATCACGTTGCGTAAAACCGCCTGTCATCATTGGTGATATTAGTCGTCCTGAAGCCATTACGGTTGAGTGGGCTAAGTACGCTCAATCTTTGACAGAAAAGCCGGTCAAAGGCATGTTGACAGGGCCTGTCACGATCCTCTGCTGGTCGTTCCCACGTGAAGACGTTAGCCGTGAAACGATTGCGAAGCAAATTGCGTTAGCGTTACGTGATGAAGTGGACGACTTACAAAAAGCAGGTATTGGGATTATTCAAATTGATGAGCCAGCACTGCGTGAAGGGCTGCCACTGCGTAAAGATGAGTGGGCTGAATACTTAAATTGGGCGGTTGATGCCTTTAAACTCAGCGCAGCGATTGCAGAAGATGATACACAGATCCACACGCATATGTGCTATTGCGAGTTCAATGACATCATGGATTCGATTGCAGCACTCGACGCAGACGTGATCACCATTGAAACTTCGCGTTCAGATATGGATCTTCTAGATGCATTCGAAGACTTCGACTATCCTAATGAGATTGGGCCGGGTGTTTACGATATTCACTCACCAAACGTACCGAATGTCGAATGGATTGTCGCGCTATTGAGAAAAGCAGCAAATCGTGTGCCGGTAGAACGTTTATGGGTGAACCCAGACTGTGGTTTGAAAACACGTGGTTGGACAGAGACTCGTCAATCATTAGCCAACATGGTTGAAGCAGCGAAAAAGCTGAGAAATGAATATCAAAGCTAG
- a CDS encoding YidB family protein — MGLFDQLVTMVAGDKMSQFQSVVEWIDKQGGLAGVADKFNQQGLGDIIQSWIGNSENLPVSVNQLIQVFGNLDIQQLAQKVGFDPQETAELIAKYLPKLVSNATPEGVIPENVDLTAVGMNMLKEKLFG, encoded by the coding sequence ATGGGTCTGTTCGATCAACTGGTCACTATGGTTGCAGGGGATAAAATGAGTCAGTTTCAATCTGTTGTTGAATGGATTGATAAGCAAGGCGGGTTAGCCGGAGTGGCTGATAAATTTAATCAACAAGGCTTAGGTGACATCATTCAGTCATGGATCGGTAATAGCGAAAACTTGCCTGTTAGCGTTAATCAGCTTATTCAAGTGTTTGGTAATTTAGATATTCAGCAACTCGCACAAAAAGTTGGGTTTGATCCACAAGAAACGGCTGAGCTGATTGCTAAATATTTACCAAAACTGGTCAGTAATGCGACCCCAGAAGGCGTGATCCCAGAAAATGTCGATTTAACGGCAGTTGGCATGAACATGCTAAAAGAAAAACTGTTTGGTTAA
- the otnK gene encoding 3-oxo-tetronate kinase, which yields MTVKLGVIADDFTGATDIAGFMVQNGWKVVQLLNEPDANTVVPQDVDAIVISLKSRSCPVDEAINASLNACRWLKEQAQCQQIFFKYCSTFDSTEKGNIGPVTDALMKQLNAQQALICPALPINGRTVVHGHLFVNGQLLNESGMQHHPVTPMTDANLMRVMEKQSEGKAGLIALQDIQQGSAVIKQRLLTLAEQGASYVVVDSLTMNDLLPIAEAVKEMPLLTGGSGLGAALANVDTGCEWGAGSQRGAKPSKQGRKTIILSGSCSVMTNKQVQCYQQIAPAKVLDVGECIENPHYAQQLVTWVQAQKTTGLAPLLYATQPPEILKKIQENYGAEAASTAVENIFGEVVKLLQAQGYNTFIIAGGETSGKVVQSLGTEQLSIGAPIAPGVPWVEDLTSGYWLALKSGNFGQENFFQYAQEMFDE from the coding sequence ATGACAGTAAAACTAGGTGTGATCGCCGATGACTTTACCGGAGCGACCGATATCGCTGGTTTTATGGTACAAAACGGTTGGAAAGTGGTTCAGTTACTCAATGAACCTGATGCAAATACCGTAGTACCACAGGATGTTGATGCAATTGTTATCAGCCTGAAAAGTCGTTCTTGTCCTGTTGATGAAGCGATCAATGCCTCATTAAACGCTTGCCGTTGGTTAAAAGAGCAAGCTCAGTGTCAGCAAATTTTCTTTAAATATTGCTCCACTTTTGATTCGACTGAAAAGGGGAATATTGGCCCAGTGACTGATGCGTTGATGAAACAATTAAATGCGCAACAGGCTTTGATATGCCCTGCACTGCCAATTAATGGCCGAACAGTTGTTCATGGACATCTGTTTGTTAATGGCCAATTGTTAAATGAAAGTGGTATGCAGCATCATCCAGTGACACCCATGACGGATGCTAACTTGATGCGAGTGATGGAAAAACAGTCTGAAGGTAAAGCAGGGCTGATTGCATTGCAAGACATCCAGCAAGGTAGTGCTGTGATTAAACAGCGTTTACTCACCTTGGCTGAACAAGGGGCAAGCTATGTTGTGGTTGATTCATTAACCATGAATGACTTATTACCTATCGCCGAAGCAGTAAAAGAAATGCCATTACTAACAGGCGGATCTGGCCTTGGCGCAGCACTGGCAAATGTTGATACAGGTTGTGAATGGGGCGCAGGAAGTCAGCGTGGCGCGAAACCCTCTAAACAAGGTCGTAAAACAATTATTTTGTCAGGCAGTTGTTCTGTGATGACGAATAAGCAAGTTCAGTGTTACCAACAAATTGCACCTGCAAAAGTGCTTGATGTGGGCGAATGTATTGAGAATCCACACTATGCACAACAGCTTGTCACTTGGGTGCAAGCGCAGAAAACAACAGGTTTAGCACCATTGTTATATGCCACACAACCCCCTGAGATATTGAAAAAAATCCAAGAAAATTATGGCGCTGAAGCAGCAAGTACAGCGGTAGAAAATATCTTTGGTGAAGTAGTTAAGTTATTACAAGCACAGGGCTATAACACTTTCATTATTGCTGGTGGTGAGACATCAGGCAAAGTCGTGCAAAGCCTAGGTACTGAACAATTAAGTATTGGAGCGCCTATCGCACCAGGGGTTCCATGGGTAGAAGATTTAACTAGCGGTTATTGGTTGGCACTCAAGTCAGGTAATTTTGGGCAAGAGAATTTCTTCCAGTACGCACAGGAGATGTTTGATGAGTGA
- the ltnD gene encoding L-threonate dehydrogenase, with protein MENVISNVGVIGLGSMGMGIAKSLIRNQIPTYGFDLSQDACQILKQAGAVAVGQNAAEYAPQLQALLLVVVNGKQVESILFGGDAPLVEQLNAGTIIVLHSTLSAVQTKQIAQRLQQYQLPLMDAPISGGALKAEQGQLTIMASGPSHLFEQLQAVFSAISERLYRVGDEVGLGSTVKTIHQLLAGVHIAVAAESMALAAKAGIDLDMMYDIVTHAAGNSWMFENRMQHVLDGDYTPKSSVDIFVKDLGLVMETGKALNFPLPIAATAHQMFISASNEGYGLQDDSAVIKTFKGISLPEKMV; from the coding sequence ATGGAAAATGTCATTAGCAATGTTGGAGTCATTGGACTTGGCTCAATGGGAATGGGGATCGCAAAATCATTAATAAGAAATCAGATCCCAACTTATGGCTTCGATCTTAGCCAAGATGCCTGCCAAATCTTAAAACAAGCAGGTGCCGTTGCGGTAGGGCAAAATGCGGCTGAATATGCACCGCAACTCCAAGCGCTATTGCTTGTAGTGGTCAATGGTAAACAAGTTGAGTCGATACTGTTTGGCGGTGATGCTCCTTTAGTCGAACAACTGAATGCAGGGACGATTATTGTCTTGCATAGCACATTATCTGCTGTGCAAACAAAACAGATCGCTCAGCGCTTGCAACAATACCAACTACCATTAATGGACGCACCAATTTCAGGTGGAGCTTTAAAAGCTGAACAAGGCCAATTGACCATTATGGCTTCGGGTCCATCTCATCTATTTGAACAGTTACAAGCGGTTTTTTCAGCCATTTCAGAGCGTTTATATCGAGTAGGTGATGAGGTCGGTCTTGGCTCAACGGTAAAAACCATTCACCAACTACTAGCAGGTGTGCATATTGCCGTTGCAGCAGAGAGCATGGCACTCGCAGCCAAAGCGGGTATCGACCTTGATATGATGTATGACATTGTCACTCATGCAGCTGGCAATTCATGGATGTTTGAAAATCGTATGCAACACGTGCTTGATGGTGATTATACCCCGAAATCATCCGTTGATATTTTTGTAAAAGATTTAGGGTTGGTGATGGAAACAGGCAAAGCACTCAATTTCCCACTGCCTATTGCAGCAACAGCTCATCAAATGTTTATTTCTGCCAGTAATGAAGGTTATGGCCTTCAAGATGACAGTGCAGTAATCAAAACTTTCAAAGGCATTTCTTTACCGGAGAAAATGGTATGA
- a CDS encoding aldolase gives MSEEKALRQELADWAKSMFNRGYSSGGAGNISAKLPDGNIIVTPTNSSFGDLDPERLSKLDPEGNWIDGDKPTKEVSMHMAMYRQRPDCQAVVHLHSPWLTALSCLSGLDNRNCLPPITPYYVMRVGKLPLIEYLPPGDDRIGEEIEKLAPNHNAVLLSNHGPVVGGKTLRQAFFNAEELEDTARLYITLRQQGFTTLTAEQVSELENRYPKK, from the coding sequence ATGAGTGAAGAGAAGGCGCTGCGCCAAGAGTTAGCTGATTGGGCTAAATCGATGTTTAACCGTGGCTATAGCAGTGGTGGGGCTGGAAACATCAGTGCCAAACTTCCCGATGGCAATATTATTGTGACACCCACTAATTCAAGCTTTGGTGATTTAGATCCTGAAAGATTGAGTAAGTTAGATCCAGAAGGCAATTGGATCGATGGTGATAAGCCAACGAAAGAAGTGTCAATGCACATGGCGATGTATCGGCAACGTCCTGATTGCCAAGCGGTAGTGCATTTGCATTCACCTTGGTTAACGGCGCTATCTTGCCTATCAGGATTAGATAACCGTAATTGCTTACCACCAATCACGCCTTATTACGTGATGCGAGTTGGCAAACTACCACTGATTGAATATTTACCACCGGGAGATGACCGTATTGGTGAAGAAATTGAGAAATTAGCACCTAACCATAATGCGGTACTGCTTTCCAATCATGGTCCAGTGGTTGGCGGGAAGACCTTAAGGCAAGCTTTCTTCAATGCGGAAGAGTTAGAAGATACAGCTCGTTTATATATTACGTTGCGCCAGCAAGGTTTTACCACATTGACTGCTGAGCAGGTTAGTGAACTAGAAAACCGTTATCCAAAAAAATGA
- a CDS encoding carboxylate/amino acid/amine transporter, translating into MWLLVITTLLWAASFSLIGEFLAGRVDSWLSVLIRVAFAAFVFLPFLRWRGFSAKIIALYMLVGACQLGIMYFFVFQAYKYLSVAEFLLFTVLTPLYVTLIYDLLERQRLRKGYLFSSLLAVIGAAIIRYDHLSESFWLGLVFVQLANIFFAVGQVGYKRLMEVHPIPQHQAFSWFYIGATLVALTGWLLFGNKTMIPTTHAQWWVLLWLGVVASGIGYFMWNYGATKVDAGTLAIMNNMMVPAGLLVNFAIWQQHPDWLSFTIGASLIVASLWVHKRWILLPPSHKTSSPQRD; encoded by the coding sequence ATGTGGTTATTGGTAATTACGACGCTGCTTTGGGCAGCGTCTTTTAGTCTGATTGGGGAATTTCTTGCTGGGCGAGTAGACAGCTGGTTATCTGTTTTAATACGGGTTGCATTTGCCGCATTCGTTTTTCTGCCATTTTTACGTTGGCGCGGTTTTAGTGCCAAAATCATAGCACTGTATATGTTAGTAGGTGCATGCCAACTAGGTATTATGTATTTCTTTGTTTTCCAAGCTTATAAATACCTTAGTGTTGCAGAATTCCTCTTATTTACGGTGTTAACCCCCCTTTATGTAACATTGATTTATGATTTATTGGAACGTCAACGGCTACGAAAGGGCTATTTGTTTAGTTCTTTGTTGGCAGTTATTGGTGCAGCAATCATTCGTTATGATCACTTGAGCGAATCTTTCTGGCTAGGGCTTGTGTTTGTGCAGTTGGCAAATATTTTCTTTGCGGTTGGTCAGGTAGGTTATAAGCGTTTGATGGAAGTTCATCCGATCCCACAGCATCAAGCTTTCTCATGGTTTTATATTGGCGCAACGCTAGTGGCGCTCACTGGGTGGCTGCTCTTTGGTAATAAAACGATGATACCCACAACTCATGCACAATGGTGGGTTTTATTATGGCTGGGGGTTGTTGCCTCAGGTATTGGTTATTTTATGTGGAATTACGGTGCAACCAAAGTGGATGCCGGAACCCTTGCTATTATGAATAACATGATGGTTCCAGCAGGGTTACTGGTAAATTTCGCTATTTGGCAACAACATCCAGATTGGCTGAGTTTTACCATTGGAGCGAGCCTAATTGTTGCTTCTCTGTGGGTGCATAAGCGTTGGATACTTTTACCGCCTTCACATAAGACAAGTTCTCCACAGCGTGACTAG
- the metR gene encoding HTH-type transcriptional regulator MetR has product MIELKHLKTLQALNQHGSLAAAATYLHQTQSALSHQFSDLEHRLGFKLFVRKSQPLRFTPQGEVLLQLAQQVLPLVKDAIRICNEPGVSTLRIAIECHSCIQWLTPALQQFRQTWPQVSVDFKSGVTFDPQPELLSRELDIVLTSDILADKEIHYTPLFDYEVKLIVANDHPLARKPIIEPHDLADDTLLIYPVQRNRFDVWRHFLQPAGVSPNIKTVDNTLILIQMVAAKMGIAALPHWAVDSFERQGLITTKTLGSGLWSRLYAACREGEQRQPAIDAFTKTAASHAVENLSYVKAVKVSNAYAPTEKQQLGSLQW; this is encoded by the coding sequence ATGATCGAATTAAAACATTTAAAAACGCTGCAAGCGCTCAACCAACACGGCTCATTAGCCGCCGCTGCAACGTACTTACATCAGACTCAGTCTGCTTTGTCACATCAATTTAGTGACTTAGAACACCGCCTTGGCTTTAAGTTATTTGTTCGTAAAAGCCAACCGCTGCGTTTTACGCCACAAGGGGAAGTATTATTACAACTCGCACAGCAAGTGCTACCGCTGGTGAAAGATGCGATCCGTATTTGTAATGAACCCGGAGTTTCAACGTTGCGTATTGCAATTGAATGCCATAGTTGTATTCAGTGGCTGACACCTGCATTGCAGCAATTTAGGCAAACTTGGCCACAAGTTTCTGTTGATTTTAAATCGGGGGTAACCTTCGACCCACAGCCTGAGTTACTGTCAAGAGAGCTGGATATTGTGCTGACATCCGATATTTTGGCTGACAAAGAAATTCACTACACACCGCTATTTGATTATGAAGTGAAGCTGATTGTGGCGAATGATCATCCATTAGCAAGAAAGCCAATTATTGAGCCGCACGATCTCGCTGATGACACTTTGCTAATTTACCCAGTACAGCGTAATCGTTTTGATGTATGGCGACATTTCCTCCAACCCGCTGGCGTTTCACCAAATATTAAAACCGTCGATAACACGCTGATCTTAATTCAAATGGTCGCGGCAAAAATGGGCATTGCTGCATTGCCTCATTGGGCGGTAGATTCATTCGAGAGGCAAGGCTTGATCACAACAAAAACGCTAGGAAGTGGTTTATGGAGCCGGTTATACGCTGCCTGCCGTGAAGGTGAGCAACGCCAACCAGCTATTGACGCTTTTACTAAAACAGCGGCTAGTCACGCTGTGGAGAACTTGTCTTATGTGAAGGCGGTAAAAGTATCCAACGCTTATGCACCCACAGAGAAGCAACAATTAGGCTCGCTCCAATGGTAA